The genomic segment GCCTCCGCCGTGGCCCTGGTGCCCGCCAAGACGCTCCTGGACACCGCCAAGGCGCTCACCAGCGGCGACACGGTCACCCTGGCGCTCTCCGGTGCCGGTGCGGGCGAGGGCCTGATCGGTTTCGAGGGCGCCGGCCGCCGTACGACCACCCGGTTGCTCGAAGGCGACCTGCCGAAGTACCGCACGCTCTTCCCGACCGAGTTCAACTCCATCGCCGTGATCGAGACCGCCCCGTTCGTCGAGGCCGTCAAGCGTGTGGCCCTCGTCGCCGAGCGGAACACCCCGGTGCGGCTCAGCTTCGAGCAGGGTGTGCTCATCCTGGAGGCCGGCTCCTCGGACGACGCACAGGCTGTGGAGCGGGTCGACGCGGTGCTGGAGGGCGACGACATCTCGATCGCCTTCAACCCGACGTTCCTGCTGGACGGGCTGAGCGCCATCGACTCCCCGGTCGCCCAGCTCTCGTTCACCACGTCCACGAAGCCCGCCCTGCTCAGCGGCCGTCCGGCCGTCGACGCGGAGGCGAACGACGCGTACAAGTACCTGATCATGCCGGTCCGCCTCTCCGGCTGACGCTGATCGGTACCCGTACCCACGACCAGGGATCCGGCGGGCAGGCTCGGCGCTGAGCTTGCCCGCCGCTCCGTGTTCCGGTGCCGGGCGTAGGCTCGGACATGGGAACGTATCGGCACAACGCTTAAGGAATCTCTGATGGAGCTCGGTCTCGTCGGCCTCGGCAAGATGGGCGGCAACATGCGCGAGCGCATCCGCCGCGCAGGCCACACCGTCATCGGTTACGACCGGAACCCGGACGTCGCCGATGTCCACAGCCTCGAAGAGCTTGTGGGCAAGCTGAAGGGCCCGCGTGTCGTCTGGGTCATGGTCCCGGCCGGCGCCGCCACCCAGTCCACCATCGACGAGCTGGCGGAGCTGCTCCAGCCCGGCGACATCGTCGTCGACGGCGGGAACAGCCGCTGGACCGACGACGAGAAGCACGCCGTCGAGCTGGGAATCAAGGGCATCGGCTTCGTCGACTGCGGCGTCTCCGGCGGTGTCTGGGGCCTGGAGAACGGCTACGCCCTGATGTACGGCGGCAAGCCCGAGGACGTCGAGAAGGTGCAGCCCATCTTCGACGCGCTGAAGCCGGAGGGCGAGTTCGGCTCCGTCCACGCGGGCAAGGTCGGCGCCGGCCACTTCGCGAAGATGGTCCACAACGGCATCGAGTACGCCATGATGCAGGCCTACGCCGAGGGCTGGGAGCTCCTGGAGAAGGTCGACTCCGTCACCGACGTGCGCGAGGTCTTCCGCTCCTGGCAGGAAGGCACCGTCATCCGTTCCTGGCTGCTCGACCTCGCGGTCAACGCCCTGGACGACGACGAGCACCTCGACGGCCTGCGCGGCTACGCCGCCGACTCGGGCGAGGGCCGCTGGACGGTCGAGGCCGCGATCGACAACTCGGTGCCGCTGCCCGCGATCACCGCGTCGCTCTTCGCGCGCTTCGCCTCGCGCCAGGACGACTCGCCGCAGATGAAGATGATCGCCGCGCTGCGCAACCAGTTCGGTGGCCACGCGGTGGAGAACAAGAAGTAGTACGCACGCACAGCAGGACGGACGGAAGGCCCGCGACCATGCACGTCACGCATCTCTCGCTGGCCGACTTCCGCTCGTACGCCCGGGTCGAGGTACCTCTCGACCCGGGCGTCACCGTGTTCGTGGGGGCCAACGGGCAGGGCAAGACCAACCTCGTCGAGGCGGTCGGCTATCTCGCCACGCTCGGCAGTCACCGTGTCTCCTCGGACGCCCCGCTGGTGCGGATGGGTGCCGAGCGGGCCGTCGTCAGGGCCGCGGTGACCCAGGGCGAGCGCTCCCAGCTGATCGAGCTGGAGCTCAACCCCGGGCGCGCCAACCGCGCGCGCATCAACCGGTCCTCGCAGGTCAGACCGCGGGACGTGGTGGGCATCCTGCGGACCGTGCTGTTCGCCCCCGAGGATCTGGCCCTGGTCAAGGGAGATCCGGGTGAGCGGCGGCGCTTCCTCGACGAGCTGGTCACCGCCCGCTCCCCTCGGATGGCCGGGGTCCGGTCCGACTACGACCGGGTGCTCAAGCAGCGCAACACCTTGCTGAAGTCCGCCGCGATGGCCCGCCGCCACGGCGGCCGTTCCATGGACATGTCGACGCTCGACATCTGGGACCAGCACCTCGCCCAGGTCGGCGCCGAACTGCTGGCGCACCGGCTCGACCTGATCGCCGTGCTCCAGCCACTCACCGACAAGGCGTACGGCGACGTCGCCCCGGGCGGCGGTCCGGTGGGCCTGGAGTACCGCGGTTCGGTGGGCGAGAACCCGGGCCGGACCCGTGAGGAGCTGTACGAACAGCTGCTGGCCGCGCTCGCCGGCGTACGGAAGCAGGAGGTCGAGCGGGGGGTGACCCTCGTCGGCCCGCACCGGGACGACCTGCTGCTGGGCCTGCGCGGGATGCCCGCGAAGGGGTACGCGAGCCACGGGGAGTCCTGGTCGTTCGCGCTGGCGCTGCGGCTGGCCTCGTACGAGCTGCTGCGGGCCGAGGGCAACGAGCCGGTGCTGGTCCTCGACGACGTCTTCGCCGAGCTGGACGCGCGGCGCCGCGAGCGCCTCGCGGAGCTGGTGGCACCGGCCGAGCAGGTGCTGGTGACGGCAGCGGTCGACGACGACGTGCCGGGGGTGCTCACGGGCACCCGGTACTCGGTCGCGGCCGGTGAGGTGACCCGGCTGTGAGCGAATCCCAAGACCGTGCGCAGGGCGCTTTCGGGGACGACGCCGCGAAGGAGACGGCCGGTGGCAAGGCGTCCGGCGGCAAGGCGCCCGAGCCCTCCGGGGTGGACCTGGCCCGGGTGGCGCTGCGGGCCGCGAAGGAGCAGGCCGCGGCGCGGGGCGCCGCCGCCCAGCAGCGTAAACAGGCCAGACGCGGTGGCGGCCTGCGTTCCGGGGCGCGGACCGACGGCCGGGACCCGCTGGCGCTCGGTTCGGCGATCAACCGGTTGATCACGGAGCGCGGCTGGGAGACGCCCGCCGCGGTGGGCGGTGTGATGGGCCGCTGGCCCCAGATCGTGGGCACGGATCTGGCCAAGCACTGTGTGCCGCTGAAGTACGACGAGGCCCCTGAGGCCCGGGTGCTGACCGTTCAGTGCAGTTCGACCGCGTGGGCGACGCAGCTGCGGCTGCTCGCGCCCCAGCTGGTGGCGCGGCTCAACGCCGATCTCGGGCAGGGCACGGTCCGCATGATCAAGGTGCTGGGGCCCGGTGGCCCGCAGCGCTCGCACGGGCGGCTGCGCGCGCCCGGTTCCACCGGTCCCGGCGACACGTACGGCTGACCGAGGGCGATCCATCAGCGGGACGGTCCCCGCCGACACCCCCTGTGAGCTGGGCTTTCGCGGCCCGCCACCCAGAAGTGACCTCACCCGCCGCACCGTCGGCGGGCCTTTCGCGCTGCCCGGGGGCCGTACCGCCCACGCGACCGCCGCGACCTCGGGGGCTTCCGGCTTGTGCCGTTGTGCGGGGGTTGAAACCTCCGAGGGCCGAGCGGGTGTCCCTCACCGTAGCGGAGGGTTGACAGGCAGAAGCGCTCAATGCCCGCGTGAGCCTCTCCGGGCCCCATCCTGAATATGGGGAGTCGTCAGCCGCTGGTTGAGGGCGGCACATGCGGACTCAGGTACCGCCAAACCCCCATTCGGGTCGGCGCTAGCGGTAGACTGATGAACAATCCCGCTACTGAGCGGGTGTCGTCGATTACCAGCCGAACGACGCAGCCGCTCCCGCCTGCCGGAGAACGGCCTGTGCTGTGCCAGAAAGGGCGCTTCGTGGCCGATTCCGGCAACCCCAACGAGAACAACCCGTCCACAGCCGGTGAACACGGCGAGGTCACCGCCTCGTACGACGCCAGCGCGATCACCGTCCTCGAAGGACTGGACGCGGTCCGCAAGCGACCTGGCATGTACATCGGTTCGACCGGTGAGCGTGGACTCCACCACCTCGTACAGGAAGTCGTCGACAACTCCGTCGACGAGGCCCTGGCCGGCCACGCCGACACGATCGACGTCACGATCCTCGCCGACGGCGGCGTCCGGGTCGTCGACAACGGCCGCGGCATCCCGGTCGGCATCGTGCCCTCCGAGGGCAAGCCCGCCGTCGAGGTCGTGCTGACGGTCCTGCACGCGGGCGGCAAGTTCGGCGGCGGCGGTTACGCCGTCTCCGGCGGTCTGCACGGCGTCGGCGTCTCCGTCGTCAACGCCCTGTCCACCCGTGTCGCCGTCGAGGTGAAGACCGACGGCTACCGCTGGACGCAGGACTACAAGCTGGGTGTGCCGACGGCGCCCCTGGCGAAGCACGAGGCCACCGAGGAGACCGGGACCTCGGTCAGCTTCTGGGCCGACGGTGACATCTTCGACACCACCGAGTACTCCTTCGAGACCCTCGCGCGCCGCTTCCAGGAGATGGCGTTCCTCAACAAGGGCCTCACGCTCAAGCTCACCGACGAGCGCGAGTCGGCGAAGGCGACCGTGGGTGCGGACGAGGCCGAGGCCACCGCGACCGCCGAGGAGCCGCCGGCGCGCACGGTCACGTACCACTACGAGGGCGGCATCGTCGACTTCGTGAAGTACCTGAACTCG from the Streptomyces sp. NBC_01335 genome contains:
- the dnaN gene encoding DNA polymerase III subunit beta, translating into MKIRVERDVLAEAVAWVARSLPARPPAPVLAGLLLKAEDGALSFSSFDYEVSAKVSVDAEIEEDGTVLVSGRLLADICRALPNRPVEISTDGVRATVVCGSSRFTLHTLPVEEYPALPQMPTATGTVPGEVFASAAAQVAIAAGRDDTLPVLTGVRIEIEGETVTLASTDRYRFAVREFQWKPENPDASAVALVPAKTLLDTAKALTSGDTVTLALSGAGAGEGLIGFEGAGRRTTTRLLEGDLPKYRTLFPTEFNSIAVIETAPFVEAVKRVALVAERNTPVRLSFEQGVLILEAGSSDDAQAVERVDAVLEGDDISIAFNPTFLLDGLSAIDSPVAQLSFTTSTKPALLSGRPAVDAEANDAYKYLIMPVRLSG
- the gnd gene encoding phosphogluconate dehydrogenase (NAD(+)-dependent, decarboxylating), which produces MELGLVGLGKMGGNMRERIRRAGHTVIGYDRNPDVADVHSLEELVGKLKGPRVVWVMVPAGAATQSTIDELAELLQPGDIVVDGGNSRWTDDEKHAVELGIKGIGFVDCGVSGGVWGLENGYALMYGGKPEDVEKVQPIFDALKPEGEFGSVHAGKVGAGHFAKMVHNGIEYAMMQAYAEGWELLEKVDSVTDVREVFRSWQEGTVIRSWLLDLAVNALDDDEHLDGLRGYAADSGEGRWTVEAAIDNSVPLPAITASLFARFASRQDDSPQMKMIAALRNQFGGHAVENKK
- the recF gene encoding DNA replication/repair protein RecF (All proteins in this family for which functions are known are DNA-binding proteins that assist the filamentation of RecA onto DNA for the initiation of recombination or recombinational repair.), coding for MHVTHLSLADFRSYARVEVPLDPGVTVFVGANGQGKTNLVEAVGYLATLGSHRVSSDAPLVRMGAERAVVRAAVTQGERSQLIELELNPGRANRARINRSSQVRPRDVVGILRTVLFAPEDLALVKGDPGERRRFLDELVTARSPRMAGVRSDYDRVLKQRNTLLKSAAMARRHGGRSMDMSTLDIWDQHLAQVGAELLAHRLDLIAVLQPLTDKAYGDVAPGGGPVGLEYRGSVGENPGRTREELYEQLLAALAGVRKQEVERGVTLVGPHRDDLLLGLRGMPAKGYASHGESWSFALALRLASYELLRAEGNEPVLVLDDVFAELDARRRERLAELVAPAEQVLVTAAVDDDVPGVLTGTRYSVAAGEVTRL
- a CDS encoding DUF721 domain-containing protein, with translation MSESQDRAQGAFGDDAAKETAGGKASGGKAPEPSGVDLARVALRAAKEQAAARGAAAQQRKQARRGGGLRSGARTDGRDPLALGSAINRLITERGWETPAAVGGVMGRWPQIVGTDLAKHCVPLKYDEAPEARVLTVQCSSTAWATQLRLLAPQLVARLNADLGQGTVRMIKVLGPGGPQRSHGRLRAPGSTGPGDTYG